TCTTCATAACATTAACTTAAAGTATATATAATTGCATGTTCTTTTCTTCATAacattaacttaaaatatattcaatttcaTGTAATTCTCTGCTTAACGTATAGCAAATTTAAATCAATATGTCATATGTATTTACCTTTAATTAAGAGTAACtgtgtggccctttgcgtcaattggcgtaggaggaggagatgatgataatgatgatgataatgatgatgataatgatagtgatgatgtgTGGATTCAAGATTTATCGTTTATGATATAAAAATGTTTTTGTATACTTTACTTATTTAGAATAGGCAGCAAGGCCTTAAGATATTTATTGGAAAAGGCACCACGACCTTAAGATATTTATTAGAAAAGGCAGCAAGACCTTAAGATTGTTTATAAAAGGCCGCAAGACCTTGAGATATTTATTAGAAAAGGCAGTCAAGACCTTAAGATTGTTTAGAAAAGGCATCAAGACCTTAAGATTGTTTTGAAAAGGCAACAAGACCTTAAGATTGTTTAGAAAAGGCAGCAAGACCTTAAGATTGTTTTGAAAAGGCAACAAGACCTTAAGATTGTTTAGAAAAGGCAGCAAGACCTTAAGATATTTATTAGAAAAGGCATCAAGACCTTAAGATTGTTTAGAAAAGGCATCAATACCTTAAGATTGTTTAGAAAAGGCATCAAGACCTTAAGATTGTTTAGAAAAGGCAGCAAGACCTTAAGATATTTATTAGAAAAGGCATCAAGACCTTAAGATTGTTTAGAAAAGGCAGCAAGACCTTAAGATATTTATTAGAAAAGGCATCAAGACCTTAAGATTGTTTAGAAAAGGCAGCAAGACCTTAAGATTGTTTAGAAAAGGCAGCAAGACCTTAAGATTGTTTAGAAAAGGCATCAAGACCTTAAGATTGTTTAGAAAAGGCAACAAAACCTTAAGATATTTATTAGAAAAGGCAGCAAGGCCTTAAGATATTTATTGGAAAAGGCACCACGACCTTAAGATTGTTTAGAAAAGGCATCAAGACCTTAAGATATTTATTAGAAAAGGCATCAAGACCTTAAGATTGTTTAGAAAAGGCAACAAGACCTTAAGATATTTATTAGAAAAGGCATCAAGACCTTAAGATTGTTTAGAAAAGGCAGTAAGACCTTAAGATATTTATTAGAAAAGGCAATTAAGGACTTAGGGTATTTATTAGATTATTAGAAAAAGCCACAAAGACATCGGACTATGAATATGACACTTTCgttcatccattattattattattattattattattattattatttgctaagctacaaccctgattgggaaagcaagatgctataagcccaaggcctccaacaatgAAAATTGCCCATTGAGTAAATAGTTACTTATCATAGACTCGTATCACTGCATGCTTTTTAGATCTGTGTAGTCTTTTTTTTTGTCTGCATGTCTGGCTTAGCCACACGGCCTTTTTTCTCCCGCATGTCTAGTTTAGCCACACGTCTTTTTTCTCCTGCATGTCTGGTTTAGCCATACATCTTTTTTTGCATGTATGTCTGGCTTAGCCACACGTCTTTTTTACCTGCGTGTCTGGCTTAGCCACACGTCATTTTTGCTTGCAAGTCTGGTTTAGCCAAACGTCTTTTATCGCCTGCATGTCTGGTTTAGACACACGTCTTTTTTACCTGCATGTCTGGCTTAGCCACACATAATTTTTGCCTGCATGTCTGGCTTAGCCACACGTCTTTTTGGCCTGCATGTCTTGCTTAGCCACACGACCTTTTTTGCCTGCATGTCTGGCTAAGCCACATGTCCTTTTTCCTGCATGTCTGGCTTAGCCACACGTCTTTTTTTCCTTTATGTCTGACTGAGCCACACGACCTTTTTTGCCTTCATGTCTGGCTGAGCCACACGTCATTTTTTGCCTGCATGTCTGGCTTAGCCACACGTCATTTTTTGCCTGCATGTCTGGCTTAGCCACACGTCTTTTTTTCCTGTATGTCTGGCTTAGCCACACGAACTTTTTTGCCTGCATGTCTGGCTTAGCCAACGTCTTTTTTGCCTGCATGTTTGGTTTAGCCACACGTCTTTTTCCTGTATGTCTAGCTTAGCCACATGTCTTTTTGCCTGCATGTTTGGCTTAGCcacacgtctttttttttttgcctgcacGTCTGGCTTAGACACATCTTTTTTTGCCTGCATGTCTGGCTTAGCCACACATCTTTTTTTGCCTGCATGTCTGGCTTAGCCACTCGTCTTTTTTGCCTGCATATCTGGCTTAGCCACCAGACTTTTTTGCCTGCATGTGTGGCTTAGCCACACGTCTTTTTGTTGCCTGCATGTCTGGCTTAGCCACATGTCTTTTTTTCCTACATGTCTGGCTTAGCCACACGTCTTTTTTTAATACATGTCTGTCTTAGCCACACGTCTTTTTGTTGCCTGCATGTCTGGCTTAGCCACACGTCTTTTTTTTAATACATGTCTGGCTTAGCCACACGTCTTTTTGTTGCCTGCATGTCTAGCTTAGCCACACCGCCTTTTTTTGCCTACATGTCTGGCTTAGCCACAcgtcttttttttttgcttacatgACTGGCTTAGCCACACGTCTTTTATTTTGCCTGCATGTCTGGTGTAGCCACACGACCCTTTCTGCCTGCATGTCTAGCTTAGCCACACGACCCTTTCTGCCTGCATGTCTGGCTTAGCCACATGTCTTTTTCCTGTATGTCTAGCTTAGCCACATATCTTTTTGTCTACATGTCTGGCTTAGCCACACATTTTGTTTTGCCTGCATGTCTGGCTTGGCCATACGTCATTTTTCCTGCATGTCGGGCTTTGCCACAGGTCTTTTTTGCCTGCATGTCTGGCTTAGCCACTCGTCGTTTTTGTCTGCATGTCTGGCTTAGCCACTCGTCTTTTTTTCTTGCATACCTGGCTTAGCCACAAGTCTTATTTGCCTGCATATCTGGCTTAGCCACACGTCTTTTTGTTGCCTACATGTCTGGTTTAGCCacacgtcttttttttctttatgtctgACTTAGCCACACGTCTTTTTTTGCCAACATTTCTGGCTTAGCCACACGTCTTTTTTTGCCTGCATGTCTGACTTAGTCACACGTCTTTTTGTTGCCTGCATGTCTAGCTTAGCCACACCGCCTTTCATGCCTTATCATGCGAGTGGCGTCCGCAATCAATAAGCCGTCATGTCAGCTGGATATTTCTTATCGTTGGCTGGTTCCATTTCtagttattttttgtttgttttacccTTTATCATATCTATCGTTGTTCTTACTTTTATTCTTGAATGATAATAGATAAGACTCCGGTTGGGGAAATAGGAATatgaagaggaaaagacaattggGGTGGACAGCGTGTTTGGAGATTACGTGTACTGGTCAATTTAAGTCATTATCTTTATGCGTACTTTCATTTCGCGTTCTAATTCCTTCGTGGTCACTGTCAAATAGAATTTTTTCTTTCGTTGGAATACTTGCTATGTGCGAAGGGATATATTGTACTTGCTCTTCTTGCGCTGAGatctattttacttgctctccttttgctgagatatattttacttgctctccttgcgctgagatgtatattacttgctctccttgtgctgagatctattttacttgctctccttttgctgagatatattttacttgctctccttgcgctgagatgtatattacttgctctccttgtgctgagatctattttacttgctctccttgtgctgagatctATTTTACTTACTCTCCTTTTgctgagatatattttacttgctctccttgtgctgagatgtatattacttgctcttcttgtgctgagatatattttacttgctctctttgtgctgagatatattttacttgctctccttgtgctgaggtgtatattacttgctctccttgtgctgagatatattttacttgctctccttttgctgagatatattttacttgctctccttgcgctgagatgtatattacttgctctccttgtgctgagatctattttacttgctctccttttgctgagatatattttacttgctctccttgcgctgagatgtatattacttgctctccttgtgctgagatctattttacttgctctccttgtgctgagatatattttacttgctctccttgtgctgagatatattttacttgctctccttgtgctgagatatattttacttgctctccttgtgctgagatgtatattacttgctctccttgtgctgagatctattttactttctctctttgtgctgagatatattttacttgctctccttgtgctgagatgtatattacttgctctccttgtgctgagatatattttacttgctctccttgtgctgagatatattgttcttgctgttcttgcgctgagatatattttacttgctctccttgtgctgatatgtatattacttgctctccttgtgctgagatatattttacttgctctccttgtgctgagatatattttacttgctctccttgtgctgagatatattttacttgctctccttgtgctgagatgtatattacttgctctccttgtgctgagatatattttactttctctctttgtgctgagatatattttacttgctctccttgtgctgagatgtatattacttgctctccttgtgctgagatgtatattacttgctctccttgttctgagatatattttacttgctctccttgtgctgagatatATTGTTCTTGCTGTTCTTGCGCTGAGATATAtcttacttgctctccttgtgctgaagtgtatattacttgctctccttgtactgagatatattttacttgctctccttgtgctgagatatATTGTTCTTGCTGTTCTTGCGCTGAGATATATCTTACTTGCTTTCCTTgtgctgagatgtatattacttgctctccttgttctgagatatattttacttgctctccttgtgctgagatatATTGTTCTTGCTGTTCTTGCGCTGAGATATAtcttacttgctctccttgtgctgagatatATTGTTCTTGCTGTTCTTGCGCTGAGATATAtcttacttgctctccttgtgctgagatatattgttcttgctgttcttgcgctgagatatattttacttgctctccttgtgctgagatgtatattacttgctctccttgtgctgagatctattttacttgctctccttgtgctgagatatattgttcttgctgttcttgcgctgagatatattttacttgctctccttgtgctgatatgtatattacttgctctccttgttctgagatgtatattacttgctctccttgttctgagatatattttacttgctctccttgtgctgagatgtatattacttgctctccttgtgctgagatatattttacttgctctccttgttctgagatgtatattacttgctctccttgtgctgagatctattttacttgctctccttgtgctgagatgtatattacttgctctccttgttctgagatgtattttacttgctctccttgtgctgagatatattttacttgctctccttgtgctgagatatattgttcttgctgttcttgcgctgagatatattttacttgctctccttgtgctgagatgtatattacttgctctccttgttctgagatgtatattacttgctctccttgttctgagatatattttacttgctctccttgtgctgagatatATTTTTCTTGCTGTTCTTGCGCTGAGATATAtcttacttgctctccttgtgctgagatgtatattacttgctctccttgttctgagatatattttacttgctctccttgcgctgagatatattgttcttgctgttcttgcgctgagatatattttacttgctctccttgtgctgagatatattttacttgctctctttgtgctgagatgtatattacttgctctccttgttctgagatatattttacttgctctccttgtgctgagatatattttacttgctctccttgtgctgagatatattttacttgctctTCTTatgctgagatgtatattacttgctctccttgtgctgagatctattttacttgctctccttgtgctgagatgtatattacttgctctccttgttctgagatgtatattacttgctctccttgtgctgagatatattttacttgctctACTTGCGCTGAGatctattttacttgctctccttgtgctgagatgtatattacttgctctccttgtgctgagatctattttacttgctctccttgcgctgagatgtatattacttgctctccttgtgctgagatatattttacttgctctccttgtgctgagatatattttacttgctctTCTTatgctgagatgtatattacttgctctccttgtgctgagatctattttacttgctctccttgcgctgagatgtatattacttgctctccttgtgctgagatctattttacttgctctccttgtgctgagatgtatattacttgctctccttgtgctgagatctattttacttgctctccttgcgctgagatgtatattacttgctctccttgtgctgagatctattttacttgctctccttgtgctgagatgtatattacttgctctccttgcgctgagatgtatattacttgctctccttgtgctcagatgtatattacttgctctccttgtgctgagatctATTTTACTTGCTTTCCTTGTActgagatatattttacttgctctgagatgtatattacttgctttCCATgcgctgagatgtatattacttgctctcctggcgctgagatgtatattacttgctctccttgcgctgagatgtatattacttgctctccttgcgctGAGATCTATTTTACTTGCTCTTCTTGTGCTGAGatctattttacttgctctccttgcgctgagatgtatattacttgctctccttgtacTGAGATCTATTTTCTTGCTCTCCTTGCGCCGAGATGTATATTACTTTctctccttgtgctgagatctattttacttgctctccttgcgctgagatgtatattacttgctctccttgtgctgagatctattttacttgctctccttgcgctgagatgtatatcacttgctctccttgtgctgagatgtatattacttgctctccttgtgctgagatctaatttacttgctctccttgtgcttAGATCcattttacttgctctccttgcgctgagatgtatattacttgctcctcttgtgctgagatctattttacttgctctctttgtgctgagatgtatattacttgctgtTCTTCCCCTGACTTAAATGGTAATACTCCATGGAAAATTGCAGTTTTTTGCGAAGCGCTTTATAAGTTCCTAGTTCTTATTTTGAGGTTTGACGTccataaatcagtttattttttcGTGGTGTTTTATTGTTACTTGCTtatgtaaaacttcaaaagttcaaatttgcagcaaatgtgttcatgttgaacggcctgacataagtctttttatatatgaaatatctgtttttatgttaatGCTTTTAAGatgttttgatttttcattattttttatgtcgtttatttatttgcttagtttctttcctgggctatttttccctgttggagcccttgggcttataggattctgcttttccaactagggttgttgcttagctaataataataataatgatgatgatgatgatgatgatgatgatgatgatgatgatgatgatgatgatgataataataataataataatactgtgattcTTAAACACGCTAGGTACATAGTTTATCATTTTAATATAACTGGAGGACATGAATCAATATTCATGATTGttcaatttttcattaagtttTAATGAAGAATATAATCATTTTATAGTCACTCCCATATATTTGCACTATGTAGGTTAATCAGTAATTAATTATATAATCCGTTTTTATTTTAATTGGCCTTTTCCGGATGAGTTTCTATAACTCTTTGATGTATTTAAATTTCACGCGGATAATTTTGAAATTCAGTTCGATTTTGTGATAAACCTTAAAATAGACAGGCTCACgtttatatatttagtgtatatgttTAGAATGTTATATGTTCGTTCTTTTGTTTACTTGTGAATGGCCATAGTTTAATTGTAGAttagaatattaatttttaatccatttgtttacCTCAAGTTAAATAGTAGTTGTTAGTCAATTTGTGTACCTCAGGTCAAATAGTAGTTGTTAGTCAATTTGTGTACCTCAGGTCAAATAGTAGTTGTTAGTCAATTTGTGTACCTCAGGTCAAATAGTCATTGTTAGTACATTTGTTTACCTCGAAGTCAAATATTAATTGTTAGTCCATTTGTTTACCTCGAAGTCAAATAGTAATTGTTAGTCCTTTTGTTTATTTCAAGTAAGATAGTAATTGTTAGTCCTTTACTTCTCCTCGAAGCCAAATAGTAATTGTAAATCCATTTGTTTACCTCAAGTCAAATAGACATTATTAGTCCCTTTGTTTACTTGAGGATAGTCATAATTTCATGGTTGAGTATCATGAACCTGAATAATTGTAGTTTAATTAAATTAAAGATTTTCATTTGATTAATTACTATTTTCTTCTCCCCCTTCCAGCTGATGCCCTGACGCAGTCGCTGATGGTGAATACCGCCTGCAATGAATCCCCTCCGAAGGCACTTCCTCCCCAGAGCATTCCAGCACACCTCAATGACCGCAACCCTGTCCAGGCCGCAGCCGATTCCACGGAGAACACCCACGTGATAGAAGACGACGACGaggacgaagacgaagacgacgacgaagagGTACCCGAAGGAATGGAATCCGTGGAGCTGGAAGGGGGCCCTGAAATTCCCAGCCGGAAACGGAAGAGGAGGATTCTCTTTACCAAATCGCAGACGTACGAACTCGAGAGGCGCTTCCGTCAGCAGCGCTACCTCTCGGCGCCCGAGAGGGAACACCTGGCCTCCCTCATTAACCTCACCCCGACGCAGGTCAAGATCTGGTTCCAGAATCACAGGTACAAGACGAAGAAGCTCTACAGGGAGAAGGGTTTGCCGTCGTCGTTGGAGCACCCTTACATCTCCTCCACGGGGTCCTTGGGGTCCCTGCCCAACGCCCTCCGACGGCTGACCGTCCCCTTGCTCGTTAGGGAAAGGCTATCGTCCGTTCACGCCAACGGCGGACGCGTCGACCCCCTGAGTCCGGACGTCACCTCCCTTTTAGAGCATCGTTTGCCGCACCCTCTGCACCTAACGCCACCCATGGGCTTCCCGGGTCTCTTCTCGGGTCTTTTCGGGGCTTCGGGAGGGTTGAGGCTGGGCGTGATGCCGCCCTCCCTCACCCAGACGCCCCTGTCTCCCGCCCTGGCTGCCTCTCTAACCTCGAGCCTCACATCCTCCTTGCTCCTGCCGTCGCCTTCCTTAATGTCGAGTAGCACCTCCATGTCGACTAATTCCTTGCCCCTCTTCTCCTCTCCGACGGTCACGTCGACGGTTGCCCCCGCCCGAGCCCCCGTCACCGTCTTGGAGGGGGCTGGCCATCGCTCAGCATCATCCTCGCCGGCAACGTCTCTCTCCTCCCCAAGGGCCTCTTCTCCAGTGACTACGACGGGAGGGGTAGACACCTCGAGCAGTGCCACGGCGGCGGTTGTGCCGTCTTCTGGCGGTGTTTCTATCACGCCCACGAGGTGGTGACCACCAGTATGTGGGCGTATCGATGCGGACGTCGGAGACTATGTAAAAGGCGTGTGTATAACTTTTTAAAAAAACGCGTGGTTGGTAAAAATGTCCCGTGGTAAATGAAAGTGATGTTGGTGAAAATGTCCTGCggtaaaaaacgaaaagaaaaaaaaacgcaatgTAGGTGAAAGTATCGTACGGTAAAATAAAAACGCATTGGTGAAAATATCGTGTGGTAAAAAATGCGATGTTGGTGGAAATGTTGCATGGTAATAAAAACGCGATATTGGTGAAAatgtgcagtaaaaaaaaaaaaaaatgttcgtgaAAATATTAGTGGTAAAGAAAgaggtgttggtgaaaatgtcgTGAGGTACAAAAAAACGCATGCATGAAAATGTCGTGCGGTAAAAAACTGGGATGTTGGTGAAAATGtcgtgtggtaaaaaaaaaaaaacgcaatattcGTGAAAATGTCTTATGGTAATAAAAAACGCAATATTGGTGAAAAAAACCGTGCGGTAATATGTTACACATTAAAAAACGCAAGGTGGGTGAAAACGTTGCGCGGTAAAAAATCGCGTGGGTGAAATTATCGCGCGGTATACCCGAGTGATATGAACTGAACTTGGTGAATTGAATATGACACACTCGTTCCTTCttctaatgatgaaaatgatagcaATGATGCCGTGTGCCTTAGGAATACGTTAGTGTTAATGACAAAATATCATCTTGCGATGTCTTAATGTCAAAAAAAGCGAGCACTACACTAGAAGGAAAaacaataataagtaataattaccCCCTAAAAAGGTTGATGATAATTGTTGTCTGTCATTTTTCGAACCATTTCGAGTGATGAATGTTATAGTCATTAGAGATAGTGTATAGGCTAATAGGGTAATGTAATTAGCAGTCAGATGAGAAGAAAGTATATAGAATGTTGATTGGTCAAATACTGTAATGGTATTTTGACTCTACTTTAATTTGGTGTCTCGTATCATACCTCGTTTGAGCTACTCATAAGATTTgatattgttttaatgtttttatttatatttagatgtGGGTGAGGTTTTAGACTCACAGACTGTTGTTATTGTCTTCATGTGGTACTGATGAaaattgtggaatttttttttcaaagaattcaaaagaaaattgtgaaccgtttttttttttttttttttttttttttttttttttttttttttttttttttttttgactgatgaAATTTGTGGTCGATAATTTttcagaattaaaagaaaaagaaaaaaaaaagtcaactttTTTGGATGATGAAATTTGTGGTCGAAAATTt
The nucleotide sequence above comes from Palaemon carinicauda isolate YSFRI2023 chromosome 2, ASM3689809v2, whole genome shotgun sequence. Encoded proteins:
- the LOC137616273 gene encoding homeobox protein Nkx-2.8-like, whose product is MQKPEGPPGSRVRSFSVRDLLQLPDKPSSADALTQSLMVNTACNESPPKALPPQSIPAHLNDRNPVQAAADSTENTHVIEDDDEDEDEDDDEEVPEGMESVELEGGPEIPSRKRKRRILFTKSQTYELERRFRQQRYLSAPEREHLASLINLTPTQVKIWFQNHRYKTKKLYREKGLPSSLEHPYISSTGSLGSLPNALRRLTVPLLVRERLSSVHANGGRVDPLSPDVTSLLEHRLPHPLHLTPPMGFPGLFSGLFGASGGLRLGVMPPSLTQTPLSPALAASLTSSLTSSLLLPSPSLMSSSTSMSTNSLPLFSSPTVTSTVAPARAPVTVLEGAGHRSASSSPATSLSSPRASSPVTTTGGVDTSSSATAAVVPSSGGVSITPTRW